A single Triticum dicoccoides isolate Atlit2015 ecotype Zavitan chromosome 2A, WEW_v2.0, whole genome shotgun sequence DNA region contains:
- the LOC119354201 gene encoding probable mixed-linked glucan synthase 8 isoform X2: MLLSLIRLVAIVLFFIWRVRHPYADGMWLWWISMVGDLWFGVTWLLNQVAKLNPVKRVPNLTLLEQQFDLPDGNSNLPCLDVFINTVDPINEPMIYTMNSIISILAADYPVDKHACYLSDDGGSIIHYDGLLETAKFAALWVPFCRKHSIEPRAPESYFSLNTRPYTGNAPQDFVNDRRHMCREYDEFKERLDALFTLIPKRSDVYNHAAAKEGAKATWMADGTQWPGTWIDPAENHKKGQHVGIVKVMLKHPSYEPELGLGASTNSPLDFSAVDVRLPMLVYISREKSPSCDHQKKAGAMNVQLRVSALLTNAPFIINFDGDHYVNNSKAFRAGICFMLDRREGDNTAFVQFPQRFDDVDPTDRYCNHNRVFFDATLLGLNGIQGPSYVGTGCMFRRVALYGVDPPRWRPDNVKIVDSSTKFGSSASFISSILPAADQERSIMSPPALEEPVMADLAHVMTCAYEDGTEWGREVGWVYNIATEDVVTGFRLHRNGWRSMYCRMEPDAFAGTAPINLTERLYQILRWSGGSLEMFFSRNCPLLAGRRLHPMQRIAYANMTAYPVSSVFLVFYLLFPVIWIFRGQFYIQKPFPTYVLYLVIVIALTELIGMVEIKWAGLTLLDWIRNEQFYIIGATAVYPTAVFHIVLKLFGLKGVSFKLTAKQVASSTSDKFAELYAVQWAPMLIPTMVVIAVNVCAIDASIGKAIVGGWSLMQMADAGLGLVFNAWILVLIYPFALGMIGRWSKRPYILFILFVIVFILIALVDIAIQAMRSGFVRFHFKSSGGATFPTSWGL; the protein is encoded by the exons AT GTTGCTGAGCTTGATCAGATTGGTTGCTATCGTCCTATTTTTCATATGGCGTGTCAGGCACCCATACGCTGATGGCATGTGGCTCTGGTGGATATCGATGGTTGGGGATCTTTGGTTTGGCGTCACTTGGTTGCTAAACCAAGTTGCAAAGCTCAACCCTGTCAAGCGTGTCCCCAACCTTACCCTCTTGGAACAGCAGTTTGATCTCCCTGACGGCAACTCCAACCTTCCTTGCCTTGATGTCTTCATCAACACCGTTGATCCCATTAATGAACCTATGATATACACTATGAACTCCATCATATCCATCCTTGCTGCAGACTATCCAGTTGACAAGCATGCTTGCTACCTCTCAGATGATGGTGGGTCAATAATCCATTATGATGGCTTGCTTGAGACTGCAAAATTTGCTGCATTATGGGTTCCCTTTTGCCGAAAACATTCCATTGAGCCAAGAGCCCCTGAGAGCTATTTTTCTTTGAATACACGCCCATACACTGGAAATGCACCACAAGACTTTGTCAACGACCGCAGGCACATGTGTAGAGAGTATGATGAGTTCAAGGAGCGGTTAGATGCACTTTTTACCCTTATTCCCAAACGGTCAGATGTGTACAATCATGCTGCTGCCAAAGAAGGTGCAAAGGCAACTTGGATGGCAGATGGGACACAGTGGCCAGGCACATGGATTGACCCAGCTGaaaatcataagaaaggacaacatGTTGGAATTGTTAAG GTTATGTTGAAACATCCAAGTTATGAACCAGAACTTGGTCTAGGAGCAAGCACCAACAGTCCTCTAGACTTCAGTGCAGTTGATGTGCGCCTCCCAATGCTCGTTTACATCTCCCGCGAGAAGAGTCCAAGCTGTGATCATCAAAAGAAGGCAGGTGCCATGAATGTACAGTTGCGAGTCTCTGCCCTCCTGACCAATGCGCCCTTCATCATCAACTTCGATGGTGATCACTACGTCAACAACTCTAAAGCCTTCCGTGCTGGCATATGTTTCATGCTCGATCGCCGTGAAGGTGACAATACTGCCTTTGTCCAGTTTCCCCAACGCTTCGATGATGTTGATCCCACAGATAGGTACTGCAATCACAATCGTGTCTTCTTTGACGCCACCTTGCTCGGCCTCAATGGCATCCAAGGGCCGTCTTATGTTGGCACTGGTTGCATGTTCCGCCGTGTCGCACTTTACGGTGTTGACCCACCTCGCTGGAGACCTGATAACGTCAAGATCGTGGACAGCTCCACCAAGTTTGGCAGTTCAGCATCATTCATCAGCTCAATACTGCCAGCAGCAGACCAAGAACGCTCCATCATGTCGCCGCCGGCACTTGAAGAGCCTGTCATGGCTGACTTAGCTCATGTCATGACATGTGCATATGAGGACGGGACTGAATGGGGCAGAGAAGTTGGTTGGGTGTACAACATTGCAACTGAGGATGTGGTGACCGGCTTCCGGCTGCACCGGAATGGGTGGCGATCCATGTACTGCCGCATGGAGCCAGATGCATTCGCCGGCACCGCACCAATCAACCTCACTGAGCGGCTCTACCAGATCTTGCGCTGGTCAGGGGGCTCCCTTGAGATGTTCTTCTCGCGGAACTGCCCACTCCTGGCTGGCCGCCGCCTCCACCCAATGCAAAGAATTGCCTATGCCAACATGACAGCCTACCCAGTTTCATCTGTCTTTCTTGTGTTCTATCTCCTCTTTCCGGTGATATGGATCTTCCGTGGGCAATTCTACATACAGAAGCCATTTCCCACGTATGTGTTGtacctcgtcatcgtcatcgcccTGACCGAGTTAATCGGTATGGTTGAGATCAAGTGGGCTGGGCTCACGCTGCTGGACTGGATCCGCAACGAGCAGTTCTACATTATTGGTGCAACAGCCGTGTACCCTACAGCAGTATTTCACATAGTGCTGAAGTTGTTTGGCCTGAAGGGCGTTTCATTCAAGCTGACGGCGAAACAGGTAGCAAGCAGTACCAGCGACAAGTTTGCTGAACTGTATGCCGTGCAGTGGGCTCCGATGCTGATCCCTACCATGGTGGTGATAGCGGTGAATGTCTGTGCCATTGACGCGTCGATAGGCAAGGCGATAGTGGGAGGATGGTCACTGATGCAGATGGCAGATGCAGGACTTGGGCTGGTGTTCAACGCGTGGATTCTGGTGCTGATCTACCCGTTTGCTCTGGGTATGATTGGACGGTGGAGCAAGAGGCCCTACATCCTGTTCATTCTCTTTGTGATTGTGTTTATTTTGATCGCCTTGGTGGATATCGCCATCCAGGCCATGCGCTCTGGGTTTGTTCGGTTCCACTTCAAAAGCTCAGGTGGCGCCACTTTTCCCACAAGCTGGGGTTTGTAA
- the LOC119354201 gene encoding probable mixed-linked glucan synthase 8 isoform X1 — protein MGSLAAANGAGHASNGAGVADQALALENGIGNGHKAGVANRATSALQANGGSKVAKKISPKDKYWVAADEGEMAAAIADGGEDGRRPLLYRTFKVKGILLHPYRLLSLIRLVAIVLFFIWRVRHPYADGMWLWWISMVGDLWFGVTWLLNQVAKLNPVKRVPNLTLLEQQFDLPDGNSNLPCLDVFINTVDPINEPMIYTMNSIISILAADYPVDKHACYLSDDGGSIIHYDGLLETAKFAALWVPFCRKHSIEPRAPESYFSLNTRPYTGNAPQDFVNDRRHMCREYDEFKERLDALFTLIPKRSDVYNHAAAKEGAKATWMADGTQWPGTWIDPAENHKKGQHVGIVKVMLKHPSYEPELGLGASTNSPLDFSAVDVRLPMLVYISREKSPSCDHQKKAGAMNVQLRVSALLTNAPFIINFDGDHYVNNSKAFRAGICFMLDRREGDNTAFVQFPQRFDDVDPTDRYCNHNRVFFDATLLGLNGIQGPSYVGTGCMFRRVALYGVDPPRWRPDNVKIVDSSTKFGSSASFISSILPAADQERSIMSPPALEEPVMADLAHVMTCAYEDGTEWGREVGWVYNIATEDVVTGFRLHRNGWRSMYCRMEPDAFAGTAPINLTERLYQILRWSGGSLEMFFSRNCPLLAGRRLHPMQRIAYANMTAYPVSSVFLVFYLLFPVIWIFRGQFYIQKPFPTYVLYLVIVIALTELIGMVEIKWAGLTLLDWIRNEQFYIIGATAVYPTAVFHIVLKLFGLKGVSFKLTAKQVASSTSDKFAELYAVQWAPMLIPTMVVIAVNVCAIDASIGKAIVGGWSLMQMADAGLGLVFNAWILVLIYPFALGMIGRWSKRPYILFILFVIVFILIALVDIAIQAMRSGFVRFHFKSSGGATFPTSWGL, from the exons ATGGGTTCTTTGGCGGCAGCCAACGGGGCCGGTCATGCGAGCAATGGCGCCGGCGTCGCGGACCAGGCGCTGGCGCTGGAGAACGGCATCGGCAATGGGCACAAGGCCGGCGTCGCCAACCGAGCGACGTCGGCACTGCAGGCGAACGGCGGCAGCAAGGTGGCGAAGAAGATCAGCCCGAAGGACAAGTACTGGGTGGCCGCCGACGAGGGGGAGATGGCGGCCGCCATAGCGGACGGCGGCGAGGACGGCCGGCGGCCGCTGCTGTACCGGACGTTCAAGGTCAAGGGCATCCTCCTGCATCCCTACAG GTTGCTGAGCTTGATCAGATTGGTTGCTATCGTCCTATTTTTCATATGGCGTGTCAGGCACCCATACGCTGATGGCATGTGGCTCTGGTGGATATCGATGGTTGGGGATCTTTGGTTTGGCGTCACTTGGTTGCTAAACCAAGTTGCAAAGCTCAACCCTGTCAAGCGTGTCCCCAACCTTACCCTCTTGGAACAGCAGTTTGATCTCCCTGACGGCAACTCCAACCTTCCTTGCCTTGATGTCTTCATCAACACCGTTGATCCCATTAATGAACCTATGATATACACTATGAACTCCATCATATCCATCCTTGCTGCAGACTATCCAGTTGACAAGCATGCTTGCTACCTCTCAGATGATGGTGGGTCAATAATCCATTATGATGGCTTGCTTGAGACTGCAAAATTTGCTGCATTATGGGTTCCCTTTTGCCGAAAACATTCCATTGAGCCAAGAGCCCCTGAGAGCTATTTTTCTTTGAATACACGCCCATACACTGGAAATGCACCACAAGACTTTGTCAACGACCGCAGGCACATGTGTAGAGAGTATGATGAGTTCAAGGAGCGGTTAGATGCACTTTTTACCCTTATTCCCAAACGGTCAGATGTGTACAATCATGCTGCTGCCAAAGAAGGTGCAAAGGCAACTTGGATGGCAGATGGGACACAGTGGCCAGGCACATGGATTGACCCAGCTGaaaatcataagaaaggacaacatGTTGGAATTGTTAAG GTTATGTTGAAACATCCAAGTTATGAACCAGAACTTGGTCTAGGAGCAAGCACCAACAGTCCTCTAGACTTCAGTGCAGTTGATGTGCGCCTCCCAATGCTCGTTTACATCTCCCGCGAGAAGAGTCCAAGCTGTGATCATCAAAAGAAGGCAGGTGCCATGAATGTACAGTTGCGAGTCTCTGCCCTCCTGACCAATGCGCCCTTCATCATCAACTTCGATGGTGATCACTACGTCAACAACTCTAAAGCCTTCCGTGCTGGCATATGTTTCATGCTCGATCGCCGTGAAGGTGACAATACTGCCTTTGTCCAGTTTCCCCAACGCTTCGATGATGTTGATCCCACAGATAGGTACTGCAATCACAATCGTGTCTTCTTTGACGCCACCTTGCTCGGCCTCAATGGCATCCAAGGGCCGTCTTATGTTGGCACTGGTTGCATGTTCCGCCGTGTCGCACTTTACGGTGTTGACCCACCTCGCTGGAGACCTGATAACGTCAAGATCGTGGACAGCTCCACCAAGTTTGGCAGTTCAGCATCATTCATCAGCTCAATACTGCCAGCAGCAGACCAAGAACGCTCCATCATGTCGCCGCCGGCACTTGAAGAGCCTGTCATGGCTGACTTAGCTCATGTCATGACATGTGCATATGAGGACGGGACTGAATGGGGCAGAGAAGTTGGTTGGGTGTACAACATTGCAACTGAGGATGTGGTGACCGGCTTCCGGCTGCACCGGAATGGGTGGCGATCCATGTACTGCCGCATGGAGCCAGATGCATTCGCCGGCACCGCACCAATCAACCTCACTGAGCGGCTCTACCAGATCTTGCGCTGGTCAGGGGGCTCCCTTGAGATGTTCTTCTCGCGGAACTGCCCACTCCTGGCTGGCCGCCGCCTCCACCCAATGCAAAGAATTGCCTATGCCAACATGACAGCCTACCCAGTTTCATCTGTCTTTCTTGTGTTCTATCTCCTCTTTCCGGTGATATGGATCTTCCGTGGGCAATTCTACATACAGAAGCCATTTCCCACGTATGTGTTGtacctcgtcatcgtcatcgcccTGACCGAGTTAATCGGTATGGTTGAGATCAAGTGGGCTGGGCTCACGCTGCTGGACTGGATCCGCAACGAGCAGTTCTACATTATTGGTGCAACAGCCGTGTACCCTACAGCAGTATTTCACATAGTGCTGAAGTTGTTTGGCCTGAAGGGCGTTTCATTCAAGCTGACGGCGAAACAGGTAGCAAGCAGTACCAGCGACAAGTTTGCTGAACTGTATGCCGTGCAGTGGGCTCCGATGCTGATCCCTACCATGGTGGTGATAGCGGTGAATGTCTGTGCCATTGACGCGTCGATAGGCAAGGCGATAGTGGGAGGATGGTCACTGATGCAGATGGCAGATGCAGGACTTGGGCTGGTGTTCAACGCGTGGATTCTGGTGCTGATCTACCCGTTTGCTCTGGGTATGATTGGACGGTGGAGCAAGAGGCCCTACATCCTGTTCATTCTCTTTGTGATTGTGTTTATTTTGATCGCCTTGGTGGATATCGCCATCCAGGCCATGCGCTCTGGGTTTGTTCGGTTCCACTTCAAAAGCTCAGGTGGCGCCACTTTTCCCACAAGCTGGGGTTTGTAA